Proteins co-encoded in one Rhopalosiphum maidis isolate BTI-1 chromosome 2, ASM367621v3, whole genome shotgun sequence genomic window:
- the LOC113551136 gene encoding ribulose-phosphate 3-epimerase: protein MAKTLSCKIGPSILNADLSQLYNESQKLIDSGADYLHLDVMDGTFVPNLTFGHPVVKCLRTKLPNTVFETHMMVQNPIQWISAMADANVDQYTFHIEPCDDVPLVCRKIKEAGMKVGLAIKPGTPVTSVEEYIDLADMILVMTVEPGFGGQKFMIDMMPKIEMLREKYPTMDIEVDGGIGPNNIDVCAKAGANMIVSGTAVILDKNPPKVIKLLKDAVNKHLNKKLNC, encoded by the exons atggcTAAGACATTATCTTGTAAAATAGGTCCATCTATTTTAAATGCTGATTTATCACAGTTATATAATGAATCTCAAAAGTTGATAGACAGTGGAGCCGATTACTTGCACTTGGATGTTATGGATGGTACTTTTGTACCTAATCTGACTTTTGGACATCCAGTCGTGAAATGTCTAAGAACTAAGTTGCCCAACACTGTGTTTGAAACACATATGATGGTTCAAAATCCAattcaa TGGATTTCTGCTATGGCTGATGCTAATGTAGATCAGTACACATTTCACATTGAGCCATGTGATGACGTTCCTTTAGTATGCCGTAAAATCAAAGAAGCGGGCATGAAAGTAGGCTTAGCAATAAAACCTGGCACTCCTGTTACATCTGTTGAAGAATATATAGATCTAGCTGATATGATTTTGGTGATGACGGTTGAACCTGGATTTGGTGGTCAGAAATTTATGATTGACATGATGCCAAAAATAGAAATGTTAAGAGAGAAATATCCCACAATGGACATTGAAGTTGATGGAGGTATAGGTCCAAATAACATTGATGTTTGTGCTAAG gcAGGAGCAAACATGATTGTATCTGGAACCGCAGTGATCTTAGATAAAAATCCACCTAAAGTTATTAAACTTCTCAAAGATGCTGTTAACaagcatttaaataaaaaattaaattgttaa
- the LOC113553607 gene encoding probable signal peptidase complex subunit 2: MGKEDSNTEDKQIKINKWDYLALKNTLDDAVKEVLITKYNHVEDFSLIDYRLLICTFAVLVAGFALGWDFFNPFPKSRFVLTVCVALYFLTMGAITLYTTYMEKGIFAVTLERDESGFNPDVVWEASSYIKKHTGMYYLTMVRKDAVGSDIREREISKSVANYFDEEGTLCQDVVENEVTKMREAVLKLKKIE, from the coding sequence ATGGGTAAAGAAGATTCAAACACAGAAGATAAACAAATTAAGATCAATAAATGGGATTACCTcgctttaaaaaatactctCGATGATGCGGTGAAAgaagtattaattactaagtATAACCATGTCGAAGACTTTTCTTTAATTGACTATCGTTTGCTGATATGTACATTTGCTGTGCTGGTTGCTGGATTTGCACTTGGTTGGGATTTTTTCAATCCATTCCCAAAATCGCGTTTTGTTCTTACGGTATGTGTTGCTTTATATTTCCTTACCATGGGTGCCATCACATTATACACAACATATATGGAAAAAGGCATATTTGCTGTGACTTTAGAACGAGATGAAAGTGGTTTTAATCCAGATGTTGTTTGGGAAGCCAGCagttacattaaaaaacatactggtatgtattatttgacTATGGTGCGCAAAGATGCTGTTGGTTCAGATATCAGAGAACGTGAAATATCCAAATCagttgcaaattattttgacgAAGAAGGAACGCTATGTCAAGATGTGGTGGAAAACGAGGTAACTAAAATGAGAGAAGCTGTTTTGAAATTgaagaaaattgaataa